In Nitrospira sp., the following are encoded in one genomic region:
- a CDS encoding MATE family efflux transporter, with product MGSAVTQIRRSVMILALPVTLTTFLQRAEGIVAVLLVGGLGATSIAAVGLGQLLTFVATTLVSGISVGTNVIVAQLWGARRRQDAGEAARHFLWLSIGVSLLLASLGIAGNRFVMEQLGAESAVIELALPYSTIIFFVIPCTVLIQVLSSILQGTGDTKTPMYGLIGVNLLHICLAYPLIYGRWGAPNLGLKGAAIAVGLAEATGMLYLLLRCRPILKESSTLRIDLIRSIWEVGASVSGERIIQQAGIFLYTKLVLLYGTVAYAAHQVGLSIESFSFLPGYGLAIAAATMVGQSIGAGKYARAKRENWEANRIAVVLMAFMGIIFFFFPYALLRAFTIDEAVIELGTMFLKIVALLQVPLALTMVLAGSLRGAGDTRFIMGATMIGMWGVRVPLALIASLWMRHSVFYIWAAMIVDWTVRMGLLLWRYQSERWRQIQVIRQQ from the coding sequence ATGGGCAGCGCTGTCACCCAGATCAGACGGTCCGTGATGATTTTGGCGCTCCCCGTCACGCTCACCACGTTTCTCCAACGGGCCGAAGGCATTGTCGCCGTCCTCCTGGTCGGAGGCCTGGGCGCCACTTCCATCGCCGCGGTCGGCCTGGGTCAACTGCTGACGTTCGTGGCAACGACGTTGGTCTCCGGAATCTCGGTAGGGACGAATGTAATTGTCGCCCAATTGTGGGGGGCCAGACGCCGACAGGACGCGGGAGAAGCGGCCCGTCACTTCTTATGGCTTTCGATCGGCGTATCGCTCCTGTTGGCTAGCCTTGGAATAGCCGGCAATCGGTTCGTCATGGAGCAACTCGGCGCAGAATCCGCCGTCATTGAGCTCGCCCTCCCCTATTCGACCATCATCTTCTTCGTGATTCCCTGTACCGTCCTCATCCAAGTTCTGTCGTCCATCCTCCAAGGCACAGGCGACACGAAGACCCCCATGTATGGTCTGATCGGCGTCAACCTCCTCCACATCTGCCTTGCGTACCCCCTCATCTACGGACGATGGGGAGCTCCCAACTTGGGTCTCAAAGGAGCGGCCATCGCTGTCGGACTCGCCGAAGCGACGGGGATGCTCTACCTCTTGCTGCGTTGTCGCCCAATCTTGAAGGAGTCATCCACGTTGCGCATAGACTTGATTCGATCGATCTGGGAGGTGGGAGCGTCGGTGTCCGGCGAACGGATCATCCAACAGGCGGGAATTTTCCTCTACACCAAGCTGGTCTTGCTGTACGGCACCGTCGCCTATGCCGCTCACCAAGTCGGCCTGTCGATTGAATCATTCTCATTTTTGCCTGGATATGGCCTCGCCATCGCCGCCGCCACCATGGTAGGGCAAAGCATCGGGGCAGGGAAGTACGCCAGAGCCAAGCGGGAGAACTGGGAGGCCAATCGGATCGCCGTCGTTCTGATGGCCTTCATGGGGATCATTTTTTTCTTTTTCCCCTATGCACTGCTTCGTGCGTTCACCATCGATGAAGCCGTGATCGAACTCGGAACGATGTTTTTAAAAATTGTTGCCTTATTGCAAGTGCCGCTGGCTCTCACCATGGTCCTGGCCGGGTCGCTCCGAGGCGCCGGCGACACACGCTTCATTATGGGTGCCACAATGATCGGCATGTGGGGCGTCCGCGTCCCGTTGGCGCTGATCGCCTCTCTCTGGATGCGTCACTCCGTCTTTTATATCTGGGCAGCGATGATCGTTGACTGGACCGTGCGGATGGGATTATTACTCTGGCGATATCAATCGGAACGGTGGCGGCAGATTCAAGTCATTCGGCAGCAGTGA
- a CDS encoding bifunctional SulP family inorganic anion transporter/carbonic anhydrase, which translates to MKESEAIMSSTNGASSATALADIKAGLVVCFVALPLCLGIALASGAPLVSGLLAGIVGGIVVGMFSGSHTSVSGPAAGLTAVVASLILSLGSFSTFLTAVILAGLIQIALGIAKGGFIAAFVPSSVIKGLLAAIGVIIILKQIPHLVGHDPDPEGEMTFFQPDLETTFTEIIRMFGDFQPGAAIVGLMSIALLVLWDKWNLLKKSLFPAPVAVVLFGIGAGVWFEQLGDPWMIKPSHLVQVPVASDLTELMRLLPRPDFSQWMNPAIYSAGLTLAIVASLETLLNLNAADRLDPQQRSSPPSRELLAQGVGNVACGLIGGLPVTSVIIRTSVNVNAGGKTKSATIIHGTLLLVSVPLIPAWINTIPLSALAAILLMTGIKLASPALMKQMWNDGRYQFLPFAATVIAIVFTDLLIGILIGLSVAIGFILNSNMRRPVHRLVEKHLGGDVVHIELANQVSFLNRAALSEALADVPRNGHVLLDARNTDYIDPDVLDLIRDFKNQRGPAHGVEVSLAGFRSEYNFENQIQYVDYSTRELQDAITPRQVLQILKDGHERFRSGRRLTRDFIRQVRATAAAQHPLAVVLSCIDSPTPAERVFDLGMGDIFSVRIAGNVSSRKVLASAEYGCAVAGAKLILVMGHTRCGAVSAAVKLLCLPQMSAAASECEHFHYIINELHQSTDQELCRDVSEGSAEEVGTVVDVVARRNVVRVVEQLHKASRTIDGLIREGQIAIVGAMYDVVTGDIEFLPDDVRADRQMRQTL; encoded by the coding sequence ATGAAAGAATCCGAAGCGATCATGTCTTCAACGAATGGCGCCTCCTCAGCCACGGCCCTGGCAGATATCAAGGCAGGCCTCGTCGTATGTTTCGTGGCTCTGCCTCTATGCCTCGGGATCGCGCTGGCTTCCGGTGCACCGTTAGTGTCCGGATTGTTGGCCGGAATTGTCGGCGGCATCGTGGTAGGAATGTTCAGTGGATCGCACACCAGCGTCAGCGGCCCGGCGGCCGGTTTAACTGCGGTCGTCGCCTCACTCATACTTTCACTCGGATCATTTTCTACCTTTCTGACGGCCGTGATTCTTGCCGGATTGATTCAAATCGCCCTAGGCATTGCCAAGGGTGGCTTTATCGCTGCGTTTGTCCCGTCCAGCGTGATCAAAGGGTTGTTGGCCGCGATCGGTGTGATCATTATCTTGAAGCAGATTCCGCATCTCGTTGGACATGACCCAGACCCTGAAGGAGAAATGACCTTCTTTCAACCGGATCTCGAAACGACGTTTACTGAGATCATCCGTATGTTCGGTGATTTCCAACCGGGTGCCGCCATTGTCGGTTTGATGTCCATTGCGCTACTCGTGCTCTGGGACAAGTGGAACCTGCTGAAGAAGTCACTCTTCCCCGCTCCTGTGGCGGTGGTGCTGTTCGGTATCGGGGCGGGCGTATGGTTCGAGCAACTCGGTGATCCCTGGATGATCAAGCCAAGCCACCTGGTTCAGGTACCGGTGGCAAGTGACTTGACCGAACTCATGAGACTTCTTCCACGCCCCGACTTCTCGCAATGGATGAATCCTGCGATCTATAGCGCTGGGTTGACACTCGCCATTGTGGCGTCTTTGGAAACGTTGCTCAATCTTAACGCTGCCGATCGGCTTGATCCTCAGCAACGCTCATCCCCTCCGAGTCGAGAACTGTTGGCGCAAGGCGTTGGAAACGTAGCGTGCGGGCTGATCGGCGGACTCCCGGTCACCTCCGTGATCATCCGCACCTCTGTGAACGTCAACGCGGGCGGCAAGACAAAGTCAGCGACTATCATTCACGGCACATTGTTGTTGGTGAGCGTTCCGCTCATACCGGCTTGGATCAATACTATCCCCTTGTCGGCTCTTGCTGCGATCTTGCTGATGACCGGTATCAAACTGGCCAGTCCGGCCCTGATGAAGCAAATGTGGAACGATGGCCGCTATCAATTCCTCCCTTTCGCAGCCACCGTGATTGCTATCGTGTTCACTGACCTCTTGATCGGTATCCTGATCGGGCTATCCGTGGCTATCGGCTTTATTCTCAACAGCAATATGCGCCGTCCGGTGCATCGGTTGGTGGAAAAACATTTAGGCGGCGATGTCGTGCATATCGAGTTGGCCAACCAGGTCAGCTTTCTGAATCGTGCCGCTCTGTCCGAAGCACTAGCCGACGTGCCTCGCAATGGCCATGTCCTCCTTGACGCACGAAACACGGACTACATCGACCCAGACGTGCTGGATTTGATTCGAGACTTCAAGAACCAAAGGGGACCGGCCCACGGTGTCGAGGTCAGTCTTGCCGGTTTTCGGAGTGAGTACAACTTTGAGAACCAGATTCAGTATGTCGATTACTCGACGCGCGAACTTCAAGATGCCATTACTCCCCGGCAGGTGTTGCAGATTCTCAAGGATGGTCACGAACGATTTCGCAGCGGGCGGCGCCTGACGCGAGACTTTATCCGGCAGGTGCGTGCCACTGCAGCGGCACAACACCCGTTAGCCGTCGTCCTTAGTTGCATCGATTCTCCAACTCCCGCAGAGCGAGTGTTTGACTTGGGCATGGGCGACATCTTCAGTGTTCGTATCGCCGGCAATGTCTCAAGTCGGAAGGTTCTCGCCAGCGCGGAATACGGATGTGCTGTGGCTGGAGCGAAACTCATTCTTGTCATGGGGCATACGCGATGCGGCGCCGTCAGTGCAGCCGTCAAGCTCCTTTGCTTGCCCCAGATGAGCGCTGCAGCATCAGAGTGCGAACACTTCCATTACATCATCAACGAACTTCACCAATCGACTGACCAAGAGCTCTGTCGAGATGTGAGTGAAGGATCGGCCGAGGAGGTAGGGACGGTGGTCGATGTCGTGGCCCGTCGGAATGTCGTGCGGGTTGTTGAACAACTGCACAAAGCGAGTAGGACAATCGATGGTCTCATTAGGGAGGGGCAGATCGCGATCGTGGGCGCAATGTACGATGTCGTTACGGGAGACATCGAGTTTTTACCGGACGACGTGCGCGCCGATAGGCAAATGAGACAGACGCTCTAG
- a CDS encoding carbonic anhydrase: MEKLVKGFLKFRKEVFGNKKALFARLSQSQAPRALFITCSDSRVDPTLLTQAEPGELFILRNAGNIVPPYGSMQGGTTATIEYAMAVLKVPHIIVCGHTDCGVMKALLHPEQVQDLPAVKEWVGQVETTRWLMRELYADIKGKDRLIKTIQENVRVQLEHLRTHPSVALQLRKGNVDLHGWVYSISTGDVWVYDFNSQEFVSLYETAVRA, from the coding sequence ATGGAAAAGCTTGTTAAAGGCTTCCTGAAGTTTCGCAAAGAAGTGTTTGGAAACAAGAAAGCGTTGTTCGCGCGACTGTCTCAAAGTCAGGCTCCACGCGCTCTATTCATTACCTGTTCCGACTCGCGAGTTGATCCCACGCTCTTAACACAAGCGGAGCCTGGGGAGTTGTTCATCCTGCGAAATGCCGGGAATATTGTGCCGCCCTACGGTTCCATGCAGGGCGGCACCACCGCAACGATAGAATATGCGATGGCGGTTTTGAAGGTGCCTCATATCATTGTGTGTGGCCATACCGATTGCGGTGTGATGAAGGCGCTCTTGCATCCCGAGCAAGTGCAAGACTTACCGGCGGTCAAAGAATGGGTGGGGCAAGTTGAAACCACCCGGTGGTTGATGCGCGAGCTCTATGCCGATATCAAGGGCAAAGACCGCCTCATCAAGACGATTCAGGAGAATGTCCGCGTCCAGCTTGAGCATCTGCGCACACATCCATCGGTAGCCCTCCAACTGCGCAAGGGTAACGTAGATCTCCATGGCTGGGTCTATTCCATCTCAACCGGGGATGTATGGGTCTATGACTTTAACTCGCAGGAGTTTGTCTCGCTCTATGAAACGGCTGTTCGCGCATAA
- a CDS encoding DUF2779 domain-containing protein → MADVHNGSPTTSTPPRLSKSKFLSGLQCHKRLYLEIHHPVLATPPDASTQAILDMGTEIGILAQQRFRGGVLVKSGFRQREAAIVETAALLHDPDIPAIFEGAFEHDGVVVRVDILERVRNIQGGSSSWRLIEVKSSTRVKDIHLDDLSIQSYVVQGAGVRLDATCLMHIDTGYLYQGGEVDLQTLFSIEDVSEAVADRRGQVSERLAAMKVMVLNSEPPMIEPDQHCHAPYECPFWAHCTKDKPQRWIYHLPGRKEIVSQLVRQGIRTIDEIPSDTRLSDVQRKVKDNVEWISSDLSQILRSVSYPIHHLDAETVMLALPRFPSTRPYQSLPVQWSNHIELESGEVMHREFLHHEASEPRRRWAEALIESLGEKGSIVVYSAYEEAIIRQLAETFPEFKSAFKAIVKRLWDLLAVIKSHYYHPAFHGSYSIKSVLPAVVPSLGYGDLTIQEGGQAAAEYYRMVFLESDWVERDSIREALLRYCERDTLAMVELRKVLREKAGEVGL, encoded by the coding sequence ATGGCCGACGTTCACAACGGATCTCCCACGACGTCCACACCACCCCGCCTGTCGAAATCAAAATTTCTCTCGGGATTGCAATGCCACAAGCGGCTCTATCTGGAAATTCATCACCCGGTCTTGGCAACACCGCCGGATGCGTCGACGCAGGCGATCTTGGACATGGGAACCGAGATCGGGATTTTGGCGCAGCAGCGCTTTCGCGGTGGTGTGCTGGTCAAATCAGGATTTCGTCAGCGGGAGGCGGCGATTGTGGAGACCGCCGCGTTGCTGCACGATCCGGACATTCCCGCCATCTTCGAGGGGGCATTCGAGCATGACGGAGTCGTTGTGCGCGTCGATATTTTGGAGCGCGTGCGGAATATTCAGGGGGGATCGTCATCCTGGCGGTTGATCGAGGTGAAGTCATCAACCAGGGTGAAAGATATTCACCTTGATGATCTATCCATACAAAGCTACGTCGTCCAAGGGGCCGGGGTGAGGTTGGATGCGACCTGTCTAATGCATATCGACACGGGCTATCTCTACCAAGGTGGTGAGGTTGATCTGCAGACGCTCTTCTCGATTGAAGATGTATCGGAAGCTGTGGCAGATCGTCGAGGGCAGGTATCGGAACGATTAGCTGCTATGAAGGTGATGGTGCTGAATTCTGAACCACCGATGATAGAGCCCGATCAACATTGTCACGCCCCCTACGAATGTCCCTTTTGGGCCCATTGCACGAAGGACAAACCACAGCGCTGGATCTATCATCTGCCTGGCAGGAAAGAGATTGTCAGTCAGCTTGTCCGACAGGGCATCAGGACGATCGACGAAATTCCGAGTGATACAAGGCTGTCGGATGTACAAAGAAAGGTCAAAGACAACGTTGAGTGGATTTCGTCGGATTTGAGTCAGATTCTTCGTTCGGTCAGCTATCCCATCCACCATCTCGATGCCGAAACCGTCATGTTGGCACTGCCGCGGTTTCCTTCGACCAGGCCCTATCAGTCTCTTCCGGTTCAGTGGTCCAATCACATTGAACTCGAATCCGGTGAGGTCATGCACCGGGAGTTTCTTCACCATGAAGCGTCGGAGCCGCGCAGGCGTTGGGCGGAGGCCTTGATTGAGTCCCTCGGCGAGAAAGGGAGCATCGTTGTCTATTCAGCCTATGAGGAGGCCATCATACGCCAACTCGCGGAGACTTTTCCCGAGTTCAAATCGGCGTTCAAAGCGATCGTGAAGCGCTTGTGGGATCTGCTCGCTGTCATCAAAAGTCACTATTATCATCCAGCCTTTCATGGATCCTATTCGATCAAATCTGTGTTGCCGGCGGTCGTGCCGTCGCTTGGGTATGGCGATCTCACGATTCAAGAGGGAGGGCAGGCGGCGGCCGAATACTACCGGATGGTCTTTCTCGAAAGCGATTGGGTGGAACGGGATTCCATACGGGAGGCGCTGTTACGCTATTGTGAGAGAGATACGCTGGCGATGGTGGAACTGCGGAAGGTGTTGCGAGAGAAGGCGGGAGAAGTTGGGTTGTGA
- the modA gene encoding molybdate ABC transporter substrate-binding protein, producing MKQRLLAWCLFVLESTAVTPAFAEQVLVAVAANFVPPFHEVAMEFEQSTGHHVQVAAGSSGSLHTQIKNGAPFDVFFSADNVRPKLLEEGGFGVKDSRFTYALGRLVLWSPNADLVKGEETLSSKNFSRLAIANPKTAPYGLAAMQAMQALRIWEKLQPRNVIIVGENLGQTMGFIESGNAQLGFVALSQVMEARFKGKGSRWEVPSNLYEPIQQDAILLTKGKDNPAAKALIKFMSGPQAKAIIERYGYHLR from the coding sequence GTGAAGCAGAGACTTCTCGCATGGTGTTTGTTTGTTCTGGAGAGTACGGCCGTAACACCGGCTTTCGCCGAGCAGGTGCTGGTGGCGGTGGCGGCGAATTTTGTTCCACCGTTCCACGAGGTGGCGATGGAGTTTGAACAATCGACGGGGCATCACGTTCAGGTGGCTGCTGGTTCCTCTGGAAGTCTCCATACTCAAATTAAGAACGGCGCGCCGTTCGACGTGTTCTTCTCCGCCGATAATGTGCGTCCCAAGCTCTTGGAGGAAGGAGGGTTTGGAGTCAAGGATTCCCGTTTCACCTACGCCCTCGGGCGTCTCGTGCTCTGGAGCCCGAATGCCGACCTGGTGAAGGGAGAAGAGACGTTATCCTCTAAGAACTTCTCACGCCTGGCCATTGCGAACCCCAAAACCGCGCCGTACGGCCTCGCGGCGATGCAGGCCATGCAGGCGTTGAGGATCTGGGAGAAGTTGCAGCCCCGGAATGTCATCATCGTGGGGGAGAATCTCGGCCAGACCATGGGATTTATCGAGTCCGGTAATGCCCAACTGGGCTTTGTGGCCTTATCCCAGGTCATGGAGGCAAGATTCAAGGGAAAGGGAAGTCGCTGGGAGGTCCCCAGCAATCTATACGAACCAATACAACAGGATGCGATCTTGCTGACCAAGGGGAAAGATAACCCTGCGGCAAAAGCGCTCATAAAGTTCATGAGTGGTCCCCAGGCCAAGGCGATCATCGAACGGTATGGGTACCATCTGAGGTAA